Proteins encoded together in one Penaeus vannamei isolate JL-2024 chromosome 9, ASM4276789v1, whole genome shotgun sequence window:
- the LOC113813557 gene encoding cytochrome b5, protein MMKHPYGRVPLYMLQPKTLVNFAAQTLEFASHTLGYRDPCSGADTHGDRAKDAQTGLAIYSLNEVAEHETFDDCWIILYDKVFDVTRFLLEHPGGEDVVMEHAGRDATIAFRGVGHSVPALQMLDEYLVGILPLSERIYTGDGPCQWNTL, encoded by the exons ATGATGAAGCACCCATACGGCCGCGTACCCCTGTACATGCTGCAGCCGAAGACCCTCGTCAACTTCGCCGCGCAGACCCTGGAGTTCGCCTCCCACACGCTGGGCTACCGAGACCCCTGCAGTGGCGCCGACACCCACGGCGACCGGGCGAAGGACGCTCAGACGGGGCTGGCCATTTACTCGCTGAACGAGGTGGCGGAGCACGAAACCTTCGACGACTGCTGGATCATCTTGTACGATAAG GTGTTTGACGTGACGAGGTTCCTCCTGGAGCACCCGGGAGGCGAGGACGTCGTCATGGAGCACGCCGGCCGGGACGCCACCATCGCCTTCCGCGGCGTCGGGCACTCGGTCCCCGCCCTGCAGATGCTGGACGAGTACCTGGTGGGCATCCTTCCCCTGAGCGAGCGCATCTACACCGGCGACGGCCCCTGCCAGTGGAACACGCTATAG